One region of Gemmatimonadales bacterium genomic DNA includes:
- a CDS encoding N-acetylornithine carbamoyltransferase produces MRKRDFLATEDLGKEHFEAILDLAAKVKRGEVTGGLEGKVLAAAFMDPSLRTRASFESAMFKHGGHMIVLEPGRSSWAWETERGAVMEGNTVEHLIEASRVLGRYADAIGVRVFPKGTEWVKERQDRVIKDFAAFSEKPVINLESARRHPCQGLADALTLREKLGITQNKKFVLSWAWHPKALPTAVPASAAIAAAQCGMDITIARPHGFDLDADDMAVIYQQAAANGGRVTLSHSMSDALVGADAVYVKSWGSLQHYGNPEAEREFRAGLRDWRMTTAATKATNGGKGIVMHCLPVRRNVEIDDAVLDGPNSVVIDEAENRLHVQRALLLDLIGRK; encoded by the coding sequence ATGAGAAAGCGCGACTTCCTCGCCACCGAGGATCTCGGGAAGGAACATTTCGAGGCCATTCTGGATCTGGCCGCCAAGGTCAAGCGGGGTGAGGTCACCGGTGGGCTCGAGGGCAAGGTCCTCGCCGCTGCGTTCATGGATCCGAGCTTGCGCACTCGCGCCAGCTTCGAATCGGCGATGTTCAAGCATGGCGGGCACATGATCGTGCTCGAGCCGGGGCGGAGCAGCTGGGCCTGGGAAACCGAGCGCGGCGCGGTGATGGAGGGCAACACGGTCGAGCACCTCATCGAAGCGTCCCGCGTGCTCGGTCGCTACGCTGATGCCATCGGGGTCCGGGTCTTTCCCAAGGGCACCGAGTGGGTCAAGGAGCGTCAGGACCGGGTCATCAAGGACTTTGCCGCCTTCAGCGAAAAGCCGGTGATCAACCTCGAATCGGCTCGCCGGCACCCGTGCCAGGGATTGGCCGATGCGCTGACGCTACGGGAAAAGTTGGGCATTACGCAGAACAAGAAGTTCGTGCTGAGCTGGGCCTGGCACCCGAAAGCGCTGCCGACCGCCGTGCCAGCCAGCGCTGCGATCGCAGCGGCGCAGTGTGGTATGGATATCACCATCGCTCGGCCGCATGGCTTTGACCTCGATGCCGACGATATGGCCGTGATCTACCAGCAGGCCGCCGCCAACGGCGGGCGGGTGACGCTGTCACATTCGATGTCGGATGCCCTGGTCGGTGCCGACGCGGTGTATGTCAAGTCGTGGGGCTCACTGCAGCACTACGGCAATCCGGAGGCAGAGCGCGAGTTCCGCGCCGGGCTGCGCGACTGGCGGATGACCACGGCCGCCACCAAGGCGACCAACGGCGGCAAAGGCATCGTGATGCACTGTCTCCCGGTGCGCCGCAACGTGGAGATCGACGATGCCGTGCTCGACGGCCCCAACTCGGTCGTGATCGACGAGGCCGAAAATCGCTTGCACGTCCAGCGCGCGCTGCTGCTGGACTTGATCGGGAGAAAGTAA